In the genome of Pseudomonas protegens, one region contains:
- a CDS encoding FAD-binding oxidoreductase, with amino-acid sequence MRFAIGLFLCAALSNALTTHAAETVNDITQLNPIVVDRVVRPTTLEQIVQQVAEHPGPIAIGGGRYSMGGQTATEHALQIDMRGFNQVLDFSKERKEITVQPGITWRAVQDYIDPHDLSVSIMQSYANFTVGGALSVNAHGRYIGYGPLVSSVKAIKLVLADGQVVEASPQHNRELFYGAIGGYGGLGVIVQATLQLSDNVRLLHSVDEMPLGDYRPYFQARIHNNPKVILHNAVLYPDQYQTLRAVSYSQTELPVTVKERLTPLDQNYWKEQKALKVVSQWPGGKTLRQEVIDPLVLKKPQVSWRNHEASLDVRELEPESRAQRTYVLQEYFVPPDQLESFIQEMGATLRAHNVNVINLSIRHAKADPGTLLAWAKTEVFALVLYYQQSTAPEEREKVGEWTRALVDSAIQHGGSYYLPYQIHATAQQFHAAYPRAGEFLALKARVDPQNKFRNKLWDAYGVGARP; translated from the coding sequence GCAGAAACCGTCAACGACATCACCCAGCTCAACCCCATCGTGGTCGATCGGGTGGTGCGCCCCACCACCCTGGAGCAGATCGTCCAGCAAGTGGCCGAACACCCCGGGCCCATCGCCATAGGCGGCGGGCGCTACAGCATGGGCGGCCAGACCGCCACCGAGCACGCCCTGCAGATCGACATGCGCGGCTTCAACCAAGTGCTCGACTTCTCCAAAGAGCGCAAGGAAATCACCGTGCAGCCGGGCATCACCTGGCGCGCCGTGCAGGACTACATCGACCCCCACGACCTGTCCGTGAGCATCATGCAGAGCTACGCCAACTTCACCGTCGGCGGCGCCCTGAGCGTCAACGCCCACGGCCGCTACATCGGCTACGGCCCGCTGGTGAGCTCGGTGAAAGCCATCAAGCTGGTGCTGGCCGACGGCCAAGTGGTGGAGGCCAGCCCGCAGCACAACCGCGAGCTGTTCTACGGCGCCATCGGCGGCTACGGCGGCTTGGGGGTGATCGTCCAGGCCACCCTGCAACTGAGCGATAACGTGCGCCTGCTGCACAGCGTCGACGAAATGCCCCTCGGCGACTACCGCCCCTACTTCCAGGCCCGGATCCACAACAACCCCAAGGTCATCCTGCACAACGCCGTGCTCTACCCCGACCAGTACCAGACCCTGCGCGCGGTGTCCTACAGCCAGACCGAGCTGCCGGTCACGGTCAAGGAGCGCCTCACGCCCCTGGACCAGAACTACTGGAAAGAACAGAAGGCCCTGAAAGTGGTGAGCCAGTGGCCCGGCGGCAAGACCCTGCGCCAGGAAGTGATCGACCCCCTGGTGCTGAAAAAACCGCAAGTGTCCTGGCGCAACCACGAAGCCAGCCTCGACGTGCGCGAACTGGAGCCCGAGTCCCGGGCCCAGCGCACCTACGTGCTGCAGGAATACTTCGTGCCCCCCGACCAGCTGGAAAGCTTCATCCAGGAGATGGGCGCGACCTTAAGGGCGCATAACGTCAACGTGATCAACCTGTCGATCCGCCACGCCAAGGCCGACCCCGGCACCCTGCTGGCCTGGGCCAAGACCGAAGTCTTCGCCCTGGTGCTGTACTACCAGCAGAGCACCGCGCCAGAGGAACGGGAGAAAGTCGGCGAATGGACCCGCGCCCTGGTGGACAGCGCCATCCAGCACGGCGGCAGCTACTACCTGCCGTACCAGATCCACGCCACGGCGCAGCAGTTTCACGCGGCCTATCCCCGGGCGGGGGAATTTCTCGCGCTGAAGGCCCGGGTCGATCCGCAGAACAAGTTCCGCAATAAGTTGTGGGATGCGTATGGGGTGGGGGCGCGGCCTTGA
- a CDS encoding DUF3077 domain-containing protein — protein MTASVKTLGIVTFAPCGDKDQSLFKVNPDIPVGEALEHASNLFYYAKKLMLDAAMEPQGERYAWPAYYLCEMGKAVVDDLSQALLPEANPQ, from the coding sequence ATGACCGCCTCCGTCAAAACCCTCGGCATCGTCACCTTCGCCCCCTGCGGCGACAAAGACCAAAGCCTGTTCAAAGTCAACCCGGACATTCCCGTGGGCGAAGCCCTGGAACATGCCTCCAACCTGTTCTATTACGCCAAGAAACTCATGCTGGACGCGGCCATGGAACCCCAGGGCGAGCGCTACGCCTGGCCGGCCTACTATCTGTGCGAAATGGGCAAGGCAGTGGTGGATGATCTGTCCCAGGCACTGTTGCCCGAGGCCAACCCCCAGTAA
- a CDS encoding T6SS phospholipase effector Tle1-like catalytic domain-containing protein, producing MSEIIKKNLKNRKVDTPIAPAFPLDRCLPTIPKQLSRSIKLQRRDEVEFGEQQRKVVQARGDAYSGVPCCKTLHITLVFDGTNNNDEADSASNPSSCSNMARLYHASIGADDIARENGYFRYYSPGVGTVFPDIKEMVPSNWGLIAASGGENRINWGLTQMLDALKDAIPTQDPLSEKETQALVENMATCWYGNVTTLGLLENGEKKREAAMRPYIDDLEKVLQQRRDTGEKPHILAMRLYVYGFSRGAAQARTFANWLQTLTRCQGSDGAVEYRFAGLPISIEFLGICDTVAAVGIADSFPFTAGHMDWADGTMRLPDEESATCMDTSIPEDCHFLKRCVHLVSAHEQRASFPLDSIRRRPKNASGQRDTTQPSSYRSGTVEYLYPGVHSDVGGGYAPGDQGKALAGTEHLLSQIPLQHLYAEAFKAGAPLQVPEFAWREGMHEEWRKMSKDTFAEFNVSDQLIKRFNAWQADAAQHTGTLEDMIEWQQALITGWRIDRYAGGVERQPFYQNAPPDMPKAEVEAWKAIQARNDAETEAAAKGKPVPTYTEAQEKEYQRHVQIVGGEEKANGMRREKVFDPPLDHRQLKGAADEFRHDYKQEWGLLPDSMEIGGVLDLLLGGTVFLVNEEDEAKEYAYLHDKGTELYRELFSAPNTPKSGKEDLVALFDEQIHDSRAWFMNTSWLGPREPFTDYFRIRLVHFDNESNKELSLLATAGRVVGVGLALASVGLSIKKKDPRMLLGLFLPSLARPVLAGKVGVPGSPQVSAFDPLTGLALPMLSNLDGLRAFTQSPGDVVALVAAMPPPPPLNASTATTPELQKILVAHQALEAAQAAQDKEDARLAGLLASANDQGQPAGWQDLLAEQVGNLKSSGKQV from the coding sequence ATGTCCGAAATAATAAAGAAAAATTTAAAAAATCGTAAGGTTGATACGCCAATTGCTCCAGCTTTCCCCTTGGATAGATGTTTGCCTACAATTCCAAAGCAACTTTCTAGAAGTATTAAGCTTCAAAGGCGTGACGAAGTTGAGTTTGGTGAGCAGCAGCGTAAAGTTGTCCAGGCTAGAGGTGATGCATACAGTGGAGTGCCTTGTTGTAAGACTTTGCATATTACATTGGTGTTTGATGGGACAAACAATAATGATGAGGCCGACAGTGCTTCGAACCCATCGTCATGTAGCAATATGGCTCGGCTTTATCATGCGAGTATAGGGGCGGATGATATTGCTCGGGAGAATGGCTATTTCAGGTATTACAGTCCAGGTGTGGGTACGGTTTTTCCTGATATTAAGGAAATGGTACCCAGTAATTGGGGGCTGATAGCTGCCAGTGGTGGTGAAAACCGAATCAACTGGGGCCTGACTCAAATGCTTGATGCATTAAAGGATGCTATCCCGACGCAAGATCCTCTTTCGGAGAAAGAGACTCAAGCATTAGTAGAGAATATGGCTACTTGTTGGTACGGCAACGTAACAACTTTAGGTCTATTGGAAAATGGCGAAAAGAAACGTGAAGCCGCCATGCGTCCCTATATAGATGACCTGGAAAAGGTGCTACAGCAGCGACGAGATACAGGCGAGAAACCCCATATCTTGGCCATGCGCCTATATGTCTATGGCTTCTCCAGAGGCGCTGCACAAGCCCGAACCTTTGCCAATTGGCTGCAAACCCTGACCCGTTGCCAAGGCAGCGATGGCGCAGTGGAGTATCGTTTTGCCGGGCTGCCGATCTCCATTGAGTTCCTTGGTATCTGCGACACGGTGGCGGCGGTGGGTATCGCCGACAGTTTTCCCTTTACCGCCGGGCATATGGATTGGGCGGACGGCACCATGCGTTTGCCTGATGAAGAGTCTGCAACTTGCATGGACACCTCCATTCCTGAGGACTGCCACTTTCTCAAGCGTTGCGTGCACTTGGTATCAGCCCATGAGCAGCGTGCCAGCTTCCCATTGGACTCGATCCGTCGTCGACCGAAAAACGCCAGTGGCCAGCGCGATACGACTCAGCCCTCCAGTTACCGTAGTGGCACCGTCGAATATCTTTACCCCGGCGTGCACTCGGATGTAGGCGGGGGTTATGCCCCTGGGGATCAGGGTAAGGCGCTTGCTGGTACCGAGCATTTGTTATCGCAGATTCCGCTGCAGCATCTTTACGCAGAGGCGTTTAAAGCGGGTGCTCCTTTACAAGTTCCAGAATTTGCATGGCGTGAGGGCATGCATGAAGAGTGGCGGAAGATGAGTAAAGACACCTTTGCTGAATTCAACGTCTCCGACCAACTCATCAAACGCTTCAACGCCTGGCAAGCCGACGCCGCTCAACACACCGGCACCCTGGAAGACATGATCGAGTGGCAACAGGCGCTGATCACCGGTTGGCGCATCGACCGTTATGCCGGAGGGGTGGAAAGGCAGCCGTTCTATCAGAATGCTCCGCCGGATATGCCCAAGGCCGAGGTCGAGGCCTGGAAGGCGATCCAGGCGCGCAATGATGCCGAGACCGAGGCCGCCGCCAAAGGCAAACCGGTACCGACTTACACCGAGGCACAGGAGAAGGAGTACCAGCGCCATGTGCAGATCGTCGGTGGTGAGGAAAAGGCCAACGGCATGCGCAGGGAAAAGGTCTTCGACCCGCCCTTGGATCACCGGCAACTCAAAGGCGCCGCCGACGAGTTTCGTCATGACTACAAGCAAGAGTGGGGTCTACTCCCCGACAGCATGGAGATCGGCGGCGTTCTGGATTTGCTGCTGGGCGGTACGGTGTTCCTGGTCAACGAGGAAGACGAGGCCAAGGAGTATGCCTACCTGCACGATAAAGGCACCGAGCTTTACCGGGAGTTGTTCAGTGCACCCAACACGCCCAAATCGGGCAAGGAAGACCTGGTGGCGCTGTTCGACGAGCAGATCCACGACTCCCGCGCCTGGTTCATGAACACCTCCTGGCTGGGCCCTCGCGAGCCGTTCACTGATTACTTCCGCATTCGCCTGGTGCATTTTGACAACGAGTCGAACAAGGAGCTGTCGCTGCTGGCCACCGCCGGCCGGGTGGTGGGGGTGGGGCTGGCGCTGGCCAGTGTCGGTTTGAGCATCAAGAAGAAGGATCCGCGCATGTTGCTCGGCCTGTTCCTGCCGTCTTTGGCGCGGCCGGTGCTGGCGGGCAAGGTCGGGGTGCCGGGTTCGCCGCAAGTCAGCGCTTTCGACCCGCTGACCGGTCTGGCCTTGCCGATGCTGAGCAATCTGGATGGGCTGCGGGCCTTCACTCAATCCCCGGGGGATGTGGTCGCCCTGGTCGCGGCGATGCCGCCTCCGCCACCCTTGAACGCCAGCACCGCCACCACTCCGGAGTTGCAGAAAATCCTCGTGGCCCACCAAGCGCTGGAAGCCGCACAGGCGGCGCAGGACAAGGAGGACGCCCGCCTTGCCGGGCTATTGGCGAGCGCCAACGATCAGGGCCAGCCGGCTGGCTGGCAAGACCTGCTGGCCGAGCAGGTGGGCAATCTGAAATCGTCCGGGAAGCAGGTATAG
- a CDS encoding DUF3304 domain-containing protein — protein sequence MLGLIMEKFFASGLFGVLSVARGCLLVAGLLAASACQSESKMLGASVTGYNHTSAAINRFSVNGAGGPNLGAYQGGGSKVCCGVIPRHWVPGLRAVVEWEKDPDPYSYGKWPERPYSEAWNKRMEREKQQYSRHKVTVEIPRYSIAGSLKVHFLPCDQVRVSADNIKPGDPRYPYNYPMRMEEPKVCPK from the coding sequence ATGTTAGGGCTAATTATGGAGAAGTTTTTTGCGAGCGGTTTATTTGGTGTCTTAAGTGTTGCTCGTGGATGCTTGTTGGTCGCCGGTCTGTTGGCTGCAAGCGCTTGTCAGTCTGAGTCTAAGATGCTAGGGGCGTCGGTGACGGGCTATAACCATACGTCGGCTGCGATCAATCGTTTCTCTGTTAATGGGGCGGGAGGGCCGAACTTGGGGGCATATCAAGGTGGTGGTAGTAAAGTTTGCTGTGGTGTCATTCCTCGTCATTGGGTTCCAGGGTTGAGAGCTGTTGTTGAATGGGAGAAAGATCCTGATCCATATTCTTATGGGAAATGGCCAGAGCGACCATATTCTGAAGCTTGGAATAAGCGAATGGAAAGGGAGAAACAGCAGTATTCGCGTCACAAAGTGACTGTGGAGATTCCCCGGTACTCCATCGCTGGATCTTTGAAAGTTCACTTCCTGCCTTGTGATCAGGTGCGTGTTTCTGCAGATAATATCAAGCCTGGTGATCCACGTTATCCCTACAATTATCCGATGAGGATGGAGGAGCCGAAGGTATGTCCGAAATAA
- a CDS encoding DUF3304 domain-containing protein, whose protein sequence is MEKFFVSGLFGVLSVARGCLLVAGLLIASACQSESKMLSAPVTGYNHTSAAINRFSVNGAGGGNVGPHQGGGSQVCCGVVPRHWVPGLRAIVEWEKDPDPDGYIKRGKYGQLDVEDYKRHAANYSRHKMTVEIPRYSVAGTLKVHFLPCNQVRVSADNIKVMDPRYPYSYPMKMEEPEVC, encoded by the coding sequence ATGGAAAAATTTTTTGTGAGCGGTCTATTTGGTGTCTTGAGTGTTGCTCGCGGATGCTTGTTGGTCGCCGGTCTGTTGATTGCAAGCGCTTGTCAGTCTGAGTCGAAGATGTTGTCGGCGCCGGTGACGGGGTATAACCATACTTCGGCAGCGATCAATCGGTTTTCGGTGAATGGGGCTGGTGGAGGGAACGTTGGTCCACATCAAGGAGGAGGTAGCCAAGTTTGCTGTGGCGTTGTACCTCGTCATTGGGTTCCAGGATTAAGAGCTATTGTTGAATGGGAAAAAGACCCTGATCCAGACGGGTATATTAAACGGGGTAAATATGGTCAGCTTGATGTTGAGGACTATAAACGTCATGCCGCCAACTACTCCAGACACAAAATGACTGTAGAAATTCCTCGATACTCTGTGGCTGGAACATTGAAGGTTCATTTTTTGCCGTGTAATCAAGTACGTGTTTCTGCAGACAATATCAAGGTGATGGATCCACGTTATCCCTACAGCTATCCAATGAAAATGGAGGAGCCAGAAGTATGTTAG
- a CDS encoding DUF3304 domain-containing protein, which produces MKWMCKTRSWKTAVSLTGWLSAVLLITACRSQSPMLSAPVTGYNHTSAAINRFSVNGAGGPNLGPHQGGGSEVCCGVVPRYWVPGLRAVVEWEKDPDPYSSSKWEERPYSDAWTKRMKAQKQEYSRHKAIVEIPQYESPGDLKVHFLPCDQVRVTAAGTSPGYPGYPYNYPMEMEEPEVC; this is translated from the coding sequence ATGAAGTGGATGTGCAAAACGCGGAGCTGGAAGACCGCAGTGTCATTGACCGGGTGGTTGAGTGCCGTGTTGCTGATCACAGCCTGTCGGAGCCAGTCCCCGATGCTGAGCGCCCCGGTGACGGGGTACAACCATACTTCGGCGGCGATCAATCGGTTTTCGGTTAATGGGGCGGGAGGGCCGAACTTGGGGCCGCATCAGGGCGGGGGGAGTGAAGTTTGTTGTGGTGTTGTTCCTCGTTATTGGGTTCCAGGATTAAGAGCTGTTGTTGAGTGGGAAAAAGATCCGGATCCTTACTCTTCAAGCAAGTGGGAGGAACGACCTTACTCAGATGCTTGGACTAAACGTATGAAGGCGCAAAAACAAGAGTACTCACGTCACAAAGCTATTGTTGAAATTCCACAGTACGAGAGTCCCGGTGACTTGAAAGTTCATTTTTTACCTTGCGATCAGGTTCGTGTTACTGCTGCTGGAACGTCTCCAGGCTACCCTGGTTATCCTTACAACTATCCAATGGAAATGGAGGAGCCTGAAGTATGTTAG
- a CDS encoding DUF4123 domain-containing protein — MYTSNPQWHELLWQQVQRLEHEHLDLLIDATGLDYPLLQELATLADGPPLAKLFDSTPEAAIADAGPLLLRLKLRHQTWLKAFFSAVDCTQHVLALLSPWPFEALAAHLSRCTQAQWNQGREQGVLRYYDPRLFLPVSEALTPAQGRVLHGPVIAWHWLDRDHRAQQLLGHYSRHSDAPTAEGFLFDPAQVASLKAWADADWHRREHSATPQHYGLSREEGLMRHLFHSQMAACQQGLQEPGERQAFIRQWLLDNSPFVVDE; from the coding sequence ATGTATACGAGCAACCCGCAGTGGCACGAGCTGCTGTGGCAACAGGTACAGCGGCTGGAGCACGAGCACCTCGACCTGCTGATCGACGCCACCGGCCTCGACTACCCGCTGCTGCAAGAACTGGCGACCCTGGCCGACGGCCCGCCACTGGCCAAGCTGTTCGACAGCACCCCGGAAGCCGCCATCGCCGATGCCGGGCCATTGCTGCTGCGGCTGAAGCTGCGTCATCAAACCTGGCTGAAGGCCTTTTTCAGCGCGGTCGACTGCACCCAGCACGTACTGGCGCTGCTCAGCCCCTGGCCCTTCGAGGCCCTGGCCGCTCACCTCAGCCGCTGCACCCAGGCGCAGTGGAACCAGGGCCGCGAACAAGGGGTGCTGCGCTACTACGACCCGCGCCTGTTCCTGCCGGTGAGCGAAGCCCTGACCCCGGCCCAGGGCCGCGTCCTGCATGGCCCGGTGATCGCCTGGCACTGGCTCGACCGCGACCACCGGGCACAGCAGCTGCTGGGGCACTACTCCCGACACAGCGACGCCCCAACAGCGGAAGGCTTCCTGTTCGACCCCGCGCAGGTCGCCAGCCTGAAGGCCTGGGCCGACGCCGACTGGCACCGCCGCGAGCACAGCGCCACCCCGCAGCACTACGGCCTGAGCCGCGAGGAAGGCCTGATGCGCCACCTGTTCCACAGCCAGATGGCGGCCTGCCAGCAAGGGCTGCAAGAACCCGGGGAACGACAGGCGTTTATTCGCCAGTGGCTGTTGGATAACTCGCCGTTCGTGGTGGATGAGTAG
- the tssI gene encoding type VI secretion system tip protein TssI/VgrG has product MFNSASETHFSLSVEDFANDLQVLGFKGTEGISQPFRFDLQLVSDNPALDLEGLLHKQAFLAFDPQGHGIHGQIQRVAQGDSGQRLTHYQLSLVPRLDYLRHRTNQRIFQQRSAPTIIAAILEEHGILADAYRFQIEHPCPARDYCVQYDESDLHFIQRLCEEEGLHYHFQHSRGGHLLVFGDNQTAFPTLGRPTAYVRGSGLVADEPVIKGLEVRLESRTSRTSRRDYDFEKPRLQLEAAYRPEAASPEPDLEDYDYPGRFTDRERGKLLSQRALERHRADYRQAEGWGDEPRLVSGHFLQLSEHPRRQWNDLWLLTQVTHEGKQPQVLEESITSDTRAEDGFQQGYRNRFLATPWDVFYRAPLKHPKPQVLGSQTAVVTGPAGEEIHTDPYGRVKVQFHWDREGQGDDKSSCWLRVASGWAGDRYGALVIPRIGMEVLVSFLEGDPDQPLVSGCLYHKEHEVPYALPAHKTRSVFKSLSSPGGGGFNELRIEDKKGAEQIFVHAQRDWDQNIQHDQKLRIGHERHDTVEHNVYSEFKAEEHRTTHGARKTELRADDHLTVADTQHIKLGVAQLTQAGQEIHLKAGDKIVIEAALEMTLKAGGSFIKLDPGGVTIVGPLVKQNAGGAPGSGSGIAIKPPLQPGAADRDVPGALPQVAAPNPPPVCKECLARAKANNQALEAR; this is encoded by the coding sequence ATGTTCAACTCGGCCAGTGAGACCCACTTCAGCCTGAGCGTCGAAGACTTTGCCAATGACTTGCAGGTGCTGGGATTCAAGGGCACCGAAGGCATCAGCCAACCCTTTCGCTTCGACCTGCAACTGGTCAGCGACAACCCGGCCCTGGACCTGGAAGGGCTGCTGCACAAACAGGCCTTTCTCGCCTTCGACCCCCAGGGCCATGGCATTCATGGCCAGATCCAGCGCGTGGCCCAGGGTGATTCCGGGCAGCGCCTGACCCATTACCAACTGTCCCTGGTGCCGCGCCTGGATTACCTGCGCCATCGCACCAACCAGCGGATCTTCCAGCAACGATCGGCGCCGACCATCATCGCCGCGATTCTCGAAGAGCACGGCATCCTCGCCGATGCCTATCGGTTCCAGATCGAGCATCCGTGTCCGGCACGCGACTACTGCGTGCAGTACGACGAGAGCGACCTGCACTTCATCCAGCGCCTGTGCGAAGAAGAGGGCCTGCATTACCACTTCCAGCACAGTCGTGGCGGCCACCTGCTGGTGTTTGGCGACAATCAGACCGCGTTCCCCACGCTCGGCCGCCCCACCGCCTATGTGCGCGGCAGCGGGCTGGTGGCCGACGAGCCGGTGATCAAGGGCCTGGAAGTGCGTCTGGAGTCGCGCACCAGTCGCACCAGCCGCCGCGATTACGACTTCGAGAAACCGCGCCTGCAGTTGGAGGCCGCCTACCGGCCTGAGGCCGCAAGCCCGGAACCGGACCTGGAGGACTATGACTACCCCGGACGCTTCACTGACCGTGAGCGTGGCAAGTTGCTCAGCCAGCGCGCCCTGGAACGCCACCGCGCCGACTATCGGCAGGCCGAGGGCTGGGGCGATGAACCACGGCTGGTCAGCGGGCATTTTCTGCAATTGTCCGAGCACCCGCGCAGGCAATGGAACGACCTCTGGCTGCTGACCCAGGTGACCCACGAAGGCAAGCAGCCCCAGGTGCTGGAAGAGTCCATCACCAGCGATACCCGGGCCGAGGACGGCTTCCAGCAGGGCTACCGCAACCGCTTTCTGGCCACCCCCTGGGACGTGTTCTACCGCGCGCCGCTCAAGCACCCCAAGCCCCAGGTACTGGGCAGCCAGACCGCGGTGGTTACAGGCCCGGCAGGAGAGGAAATCCACACCGATCCATACGGCCGGGTCAAGGTGCAGTTCCACTGGGACCGCGAAGGCCAGGGCGACGACAAGAGCAGTTGCTGGCTGCGGGTGGCCTCCGGCTGGGCCGGCGACCGCTACGGCGCCCTGGTCATCCCGCGCATCGGCATGGAAGTGCTGGTGAGCTTTCTCGAAGGCGACCCCGACCAGCCCCTGGTCAGCGGCTGCCTGTACCACAAGGAACACGAAGTGCCCTACGCGCTGCCAGCGCACAAGACCCGCAGCGTATTCAAGAGCCTGAGCTCGCCGGGCGGCGGCGGTTTCAACGAACTGCGCATCGAAGACAAGAAGGGCGCCGAGCAGATCTTCGTCCACGCCCAGCGCGACTGGGACCAGAACATCCAGCACGACCAGAAGCTCCGCATCGGTCACGAGCGCCACGACACGGTCGAGCACAACGTCTACAGCGAATTCAAGGCCGAGGAACACCGCACCACCCACGGCGCGCGCAAGACCGAACTCCGCGCCGACGACCACCTCACCGTGGCCGACACCCAGCACATCAAGCTCGGCGTGGCGCAACTGACCCAGGCCGGGCAGGAAATCCACCTCAAGGCCGGGGACAAGATCGTCATCGAGGCGGCCCTGGAAATGACCCTCAAGGCCGGCGGCAGCTTTATCAAGCTCGACCCCGGCGGCGTGACGATCGTCGGGCCGCTGGTGAAACAGAACGCCGGCGGCGCCCCGGGCAGTGGCAGCGGGATCGCCATCAAACCGCCGTTGCAGCCGGGGGCGGCGGATCGGGATGTACCGGGAGCCTTGCCCCAGGTCGCCGCGCCCAACCCGCCGCCGGTGTGCAAAGAGTGCCTGGCCCGGGCCAAGGCCAACAACCAAGCGCTGGAAGCACGCTAG